The Cucurbita pepo subsp. pepo cultivar mu-cu-16 chromosome LG08, ASM280686v2, whole genome shotgun sequence genome contains a region encoding:
- the LOC111799915 gene encoding guanylate kinase 3, chloroplastic-like isoform X2, with the protein MSCRFFGAYLSRSGNLRIKFHNPISLTNFLNPKSPKSQPIHPFPRTPTFFSSSSKMGDARRPLSANIPPPDKAERSELLRSLEFSLNSGFSSEPLLPKPSPLIIVISGPSGVGKDAVIKRLREVREGLRFVVTATSRSMRPGEVDGEDYYFVSKEEFLAMIERNELLEYALVYGDYKGIPKRQIREFMAQGFDIVLRVDIQGAETLRKILGKSAVFVFLMAESELKLVERLIDRKTETKESLLKGSWRMRLSWWDPSLMLRKQRSGREMLPFRYRFEASFCKVIFTSKFCLDGFEASFLFVKMDILIIVWIS; encoded by the exons AATTTCCTCAACCCCAAATCACCCAAATCCCAACCCATTCATCCATTCCCTCGAACCCCAACATTTTTCTCATCCAGTTCTAAAATGGGTGATGCTCGAAGACCGCTCTCCGCCAACATTCCGCCACCAGACAAAGCCGAACGATCGGAATTGCTGCGATCACTCGAGTTTTCGCTCAATTCTGGGTTTAGCTCCGAGCCATTGTTACCGAAACCGAGCCCTTTGATTATTGTAATCAGTGGTCCAAGTGGGGTGGGGAAGGACGCTGTGATTAAACGATTGAGAGAGGTTCGAGAAGGGCTACGTTTTGTGGTGACAGCGACGAGTCGGTCAATGCGACCTGGTGAAGTCGATGGAGAAGACTATTATTTCGTCTCTAAGGAAGAATTTCTGGCCATGATTGAGAGGAACGAGCTTCTGGAATATGCGTTAGTGTATGGGGATTACAAGGGCATTCCCAAAAGGCAAATTAGGGAATTCATGGCACAAGGGTTTGATATTGTGTTGAGAGTAGACATTCAAGGGGCCGAGAC ATTAAGGAAAATCCTTGGAAAATCTGCTGTGTTTGTGTTCTTGATGGCGGAGAGTGAGCTTAAACTGGTGGAGAGGTTGATTGATAGGAAGACGGAGACGAAGGAGTCATTGTTG AAGGGAAGCTGGAGAATGCGGCTAAGCTGGTGGGATCCATCATTGATGCTGAGAAAGCAAAGGTCTGGCAGAGAAATGCTTCCGTTTAGATACAGATTTGAGGCATCATTTTGTAAGGTAATATTTACTTCAAAGTTCTGTTTAGATGGATTTGAGgcatcatttttgtttgttaagatGGATATCTTGATTATAGTGTGGATTAGCTGA
- the LOC111799915 gene encoding guanylate kinase 3, chloroplastic-like isoform X4, which produces MSCRFFGAYLSRSGNLRIKFHNPISLTNFLNPKSPKSQPIHPFPRTPTFFSSSSKMGDARRPLSANIPPPDKAERSELLRSLEFSLNSGFSSEPLLPKPSPLIIVISGPSGVGKDAVIKRLREVREGLRFVVTATSRSMRPGEVDGEDYYFVSKEEFLAMIERNELLEYALVYGDYKGIPKRQIREFMAQGFDIVLRVDIQGAETLRKILGKSAVFVFLMAESELKLVERLIDRKTETKESLLVRVATAREEVRHVKNFDYVVVNAEGKLENAAKLVGSIIDAEKAKVWQRNASV; this is translated from the exons AATTTCCTCAACCCCAAATCACCCAAATCCCAACCCATTCATCCATTCCCTCGAACCCCAACATTTTTCTCATCCAGTTCTAAAATGGGTGATGCTCGAAGACCGCTCTCCGCCAACATTCCGCCACCAGACAAAGCCGAACGATCGGAATTGCTGCGATCACTCGAGTTTTCGCTCAATTCTGGGTTTAGCTCCGAGCCATTGTTACCGAAACCGAGCCCTTTGATTATTGTAATCAGTGGTCCAAGTGGGGTGGGGAAGGACGCTGTGATTAAACGATTGAGAGAGGTTCGAGAAGGGCTACGTTTTGTGGTGACAGCGACGAGTCGGTCAATGCGACCTGGTGAAGTCGATGGAGAAGACTATTATTTCGTCTCTAAGGAAGAATTTCTGGCCATGATTGAGAGGAACGAGCTTCTGGAATATGCGTTAGTGTATGGGGATTACAAGGGCATTCCCAAAAGGCAAATTAGGGAATTCATGGCACAAGGGTTTGATATTGTGTTGAGAGTAGACATTCAAGGGGCCGAGAC ATTAAGGAAAATCCTTGGAAAATCTGCTGTGTTTGTGTTCTTGATGGCGGAGAGTGAGCTTAAACTGGTGGAGAGGTTGATTGATAGGAAGACGGAGACGAAGGAGTCATTGTTGGTGAGAGTTGCAACGGCTAGAGAGGAAGTAAGACATGTTAAGAATTTTGATTATGTGGTTGTGAATGCAGAAGGGAAGCTGGAGAATGCGGCTAAGCTGGTGGGATCCATCATTGATGCTGAGAAAGCAAAGGTCTGGCAGAGAAATGCTTCCGTTTAG
- the LOC111799915 gene encoding guanylate kinase 3, chloroplastic-like isoform X1: MSCRFFGAYLSRSGNLRIKFHNPISLTNFLNPKSPKSQPIHPFPRTPTFFSSSSKMGDARRPLSANIPPPDKAERSELLRSLEFSLNSGFSSEPLLPKPSPLIIVISGPSGVGKDAVIKRLREVREGLRFVVTATSRSMRPGEVDGEDYYFVSKEEFLAMIERNELLEYALVYGDYKGIPKRQIREFMAQGFDIVLRVDIQGAETLRKILGKSAVFVFLMAESELKLVERLIDRKTETKESLLKGSWRMRLSWWDPSLMLRKQRSGREMLPFRYRFEASFCKVIFTSKFCLDGFEASFLFVKMDILIIVWIS, encoded by the exons AATTTCCTCAACCCCAAATCACCCAAATCCCAACCCATTCATCCATTCCCTCGAACCCCAACATTTTTCTCATCCAGTTCTAAAATGGGTGATGCTCGAAGACCGCTCTCCGCCAACATTCCGCCACCAGACAAAGCCGAACGATCGGAATTGCTGCGATCACTCGAGTTTTCGCTCAATTCTGGGTTTAGCTCCGAGCCATTGTTACCGAAACCGAGCCCTTTGATTATTGTAATCAGTGGTCCAAGTGGGGTGGGGAAGGACGCTGTGATTAAACGATTGAGAGAGGTTCGAGAAGGGCTACGTTTTGTGGTGACAGCGACGAGTCGGTCAATGCGACCTGGTGAAGTCGATGGAGAAGACTATTATTTCGTCTCTAAGGAAGAATTTCTGGCCATGATTGAGAGGAACGAGCTTCTGGAATATGCGTTAGTGTATGGGGATTACAAGGGCATTCCCAAAAGGCAAATTAGGGAATTCATGGCACAAGGGTTTGATATTGTGTTGAGAGTAGACATTCAAGGGGCCGAGACATTAAGGAAAATCCTTGGAAAATCTGCTGTGTTTGTGTTCTTGATGGCGGAGAGTGAGCTTAAACTGGTGGAGAGGTTGATTGATAGGAAGACGGAGACGAAGGAGTCATTGTTG AAGGGAAGCTGGAGAATGCGGCTAAGCTGGTGGGATCCATCATTGATGCTGAGAAAGCAAAGGTCTGGCAGAGAAATGCTTCCGTTTAGATACAGATTTGAGGCATCATTTTGTAAGGTAATATTTACTTCAAAGTTCTGTTTAGATGGATTTGAGgcatcatttttgtttgttaagatGGATATCTTGATTATAGTGTGGATTAGCTGA
- the LOC111799915 gene encoding guanylate kinase 3, chloroplastic-like isoform X3, giving the protein MSCRFFGAYLSRSGNLRIKFHNPISLTNFLNPKSPKSQPIHPFPRTPTFFSSSSKMGDARRPLSANIPPPDKAERSELLRSLEFSLNSGFSSEPLLPKPSPLIIVISGPSGVGKDAVIKRLREVREGLRFVVTATSRSMRPGEVDGEDYYFVSKEEFLAMIERNELLEYALVYGDYKGIPKRQIREFMAQGFDIVLRVDIQGAETLRKILGKSAVFVFLMAESELKLVERLIDRKTETKESLLVRVATAREEVRHVKNFDYVVVNAEGKLENAAKLVGSIIDAEKAKVWQRNASV; this is encoded by the coding sequence AATTTCCTCAACCCCAAATCACCCAAATCCCAACCCATTCATCCATTCCCTCGAACCCCAACATTTTTCTCATCCAGTTCTAAAATGGGTGATGCTCGAAGACCGCTCTCCGCCAACATTCCGCCACCAGACAAAGCCGAACGATCGGAATTGCTGCGATCACTCGAGTTTTCGCTCAATTCTGGGTTTAGCTCCGAGCCATTGTTACCGAAACCGAGCCCTTTGATTATTGTAATCAGTGGTCCAAGTGGGGTGGGGAAGGACGCTGTGATTAAACGATTGAGAGAGGTTCGAGAAGGGCTACGTTTTGTGGTGACAGCGACGAGTCGGTCAATGCGACCTGGTGAAGTCGATGGAGAAGACTATTATTTCGTCTCTAAGGAAGAATTTCTGGCCATGATTGAGAGGAACGAGCTTCTGGAATATGCGTTAGTGTATGGGGATTACAAGGGCATTCCCAAAAGGCAAATTAGGGAATTCATGGCACAAGGGTTTGATATTGTGTTGAGAGTAGACATTCAAGGGGCCGAGACATTAAGGAAAATCCTTGGAAAATCTGCTGTGTTTGTGTTCTTGATGGCGGAGAGTGAGCTTAAACTGGTGGAGAGGTTGATTGATAGGAAGACGGAGACGAAGGAGTCATTGTTGGTGAGAGTTGCAACGGCTAGAGAGGAAGTAAGACATGTTAAGAATTTTGATTATGTGGTTGTGAATGCAGAAGGGAAGCTGGAGAATGCGGCTAAGCTGGTGGGATCCATCATTGATGCTGAGAAAGCAAAGGTCTGGCAGAGAAATGCTTCCGTTTAG